From a single Kryptolebias marmoratus isolate JLee-2015 linkage group LG17, ASM164957v2, whole genome shotgun sequence genomic region:
- the zgc:114120 gene encoding SRC kinase signaling inhibitor 1 isoform X4 produces MISAGDAEFPRDFHTLAAGGGRGARRFQDNSNGGFMSSSLDRRHNSVAAKSLEALNSIHKADIERQRDALMDLQKNKYSNSPGSMSQGSAAAGRQQQPNYWSFKTRTPRVTRLSPTQPALADQANRVSFASAENLETMSEPDMPIGFNRMNRLRQSLPLARSSSQAKLRAPGILFLQLGEEIRRVHLTHELTSLDTLRALIVHMFPQRLTMAMLRSPSTALLIKDETRNVFYELEDPRDVQDRCVIKIYCKEPVYGTYPGHQHPHLANGDLRREMVHAPQDSPPTRRLSNPPMSSQHSSSSASPPQGSPSRARLLYSAGRPSSYAGPPHHTHSLPHPHAQPHQQPQLHQPHHAPQAFCTSSSAILERRDVKPDDEVGGSRSMVLLRGDDRVGGGIYADPYALGPDPSRLSLAGGPHSPLPARADPYASLYRRGGGGGPASVRSLTSYSAAALQGELMESGVLYRPGGPLYNDAYAASMLAMGLRVPPPSSPQKIPDMRDSYGGTLPARGSPGRQNLRRDSVTSSVFGDSPKARGPGPGLGLTAEQLCLIGGGDGGGGGGFGSPLLGNETETRERMEVMEKQIASLTGLLQRVLTRAPEAESPEKMESASDGSGTDPGQTKKKKALTPSAPLALMPPPSSVSHQPVPVSRLQMQLHLQNLQQNTNALRKQLSQLRNIQLENQDSVLSLLRQTESELSLMMLDAMRPQEDPLQRQRLLVEEERLKYLNQEELLIQQLHDLEKSVEELQRNSSINHGLVTEQEVEQKSKELRMLGDTLTELKNQFPSLQSKMRVVLRVEVEAVKFLKEEPHRLEALLKRCNSMTDALSTLRRQVSEGVWKTPEDISVQPQKRADDLDILNSPPLSLTDLSTSAGLANWMPVASDADASGPEQDVQSAMTFRSRVLDELPSRRPADKAVSAEVRLAAERDWEEKRASLTQFSAQDINRLLEETQAELMKAIPDLDFAAKHINKPAVPPKPQITIPITSTTAAAPAAGVDQQPGKVQLAAQKLNSMEGGGAHRGSVDLSVAKYKTEKPSKSPPPPPPRRSFPSAHGLTTNRTGEVIVTAKTQKVEEDGEMPKTLVKLRRTPSDAPRPASTPPVIAASAVRDEDDEEKIIAELENSSMSPGPTKGPTVAARLKHLQQGSLERPKTRRQKEDFPKVQGQQQS; encoded by the exons ACTCGAACGCCTCGTGTGACACGACTCAGCCCCACGCAGCCGGCGCTCGCCGATCAGGCCAACAGGGTTTCCTTCGCCTCGGCTGAAAACCTGGAGACCATGTCGGAGCCGGATATGCCCATCGGCTTCAATCGGATGAACCGGCTTCGCCAGAGCCTGCCGCTGGCCCGCTCGTCCAGCCAGGCCAAGCTGCGGGCGCCAG GGATCTTGTTCCTGCAGCTCGGGGAGGAGATCCGCCGGGTTCACCTGACCCACGAGCTGACCAGCCTGGACACCCTGAGGGCGCTCATCGTGCACATGTTCCCCCAGAGGCTCACCATGGCCATGCTCAG ATCTCCCAGCACCGCTCTGCTGATCAAAGACGAGACCCGGAACGTCTTCTACGAACTGGAGGACCCGCGGGACGTCCAGGACCGCTGCGTCATTAAGATTTACTGCAAAGAGCCCGTCTACGGGACGTACCCGGGACACCAGCACCCTCACCTGGCCAACGGAGACCTGCGg AGGGAGATGGTTCACGCGCCGCAGGACTCTCCGCCCACCCGCCGCCTCAGTAACCCCCCCATGTCCTCGCagcactcctcctcctctgcctcgcCTCCTCAGGGCTCCCCGTCCCGAGCCCGCCTGCTCTACAGCGCCGGCCGGCCTTCTTCCTACGCCGGGCCGCCGCACCACACCCACTCCCTGCCCCACCCCCACGCTCAGCCCCACCAGCAGCCCCAGCTCCACCAGCCCCATCACGCCCCGCAGGCCTTCTGCACCTCCTCCAGCGCCATCCTGGAGCGCCGGGACGTGAAGCCCGACGACGAGGTGGGGGGGTCCAGGAGCATGGTGCTGCTGCGGGGGGACGACCGGGTCGGGGGAGGGATTTATGCGGACCCCTATGCTCTGGGCCCAGACCCGAGCCGGCTGAGCCTCGCAGGAGGTCCGCACTCCCCCCTGCCAGCCAGAGCCGACCCCTACGCCTCGTTGTACCGccgggggggcggggggggtcCCGCATCGGTGCGGTCACTCACCTCCTACTCTGCAGCTGCTTTACAAGGAGAGCTGATGGAGAGCGGCGTCCTCTACAGACCCGGCGGGCCGCTTTACAACGACGCCTACGCTGCCTCCATGTTGGCCATGGGGCTGAGGGtgcctcccccctcctccccccagaAGATACCCGACATGAGGGATTCCTACGGGGGGACCCTGCCCGCCCGGGGCTCCCCCGGGAGGCAGAACCTGAGGCGGGACTCTGTGACCTCCTCCGTGTTCGGGGACAGTCCCAAGGCCCGGGGCCCGGGTCCAGGGTTGGGTCTCACCGCCGAGCAGCTCTGCCTGATTGGAGGAGGCGACGGAGGAGGGGGCGGGGGCTTCGGATCTCCTCTGCTTGGGAATGAGACCGAGACCAG GGAGCGGATGGAGGTGATGGAGAAGCAGATCGCCAGCCTGACCGGGCTCCTGCAGAGGGTTCTGACCCGAGCGCCTGAAGCAGAAAGCCC GGAGAAGATGGAGTCGGCGAGCGACGGCTCAGGAACTGACC Ctggacaaactaaaaaaaagaaag CTCTGACTCCGTCGGCTCCTCTGGCCCTGATGCCCCCTCCGTCCTCGGTGTCCCACCAGCCCGTCCCCGTGTCCCGCCTGCAGATGCAGCTccacctgcagaacctgcagcagaacaccAACGCTCTGCGCAAACAGCTGTCGCAGCTGCGCAATATTCAG CTGGAGAACCAGGACTCGGTCCTGTCCCTGCTGCGGCAGACCGAGTCGGAGCTCAGCCTCATGATGCTGGACGCCATGCGGCCCCAGGAGGACCCGCTGCAGAGACAGCGCCttctggtggaggaggagagactCAAGTACCTGaaccaggaggagctgctgatccagcagctgca CGACCTGGAGAAGtctgtggaggagctgcagaggaactCGTCCATCAACCACGGCCTGGTGACGGAGCAGGAGGTGGAGCAGAAGAGCAAAGAGCTGAGGATGCTGGGAGACACGCTCACCGAGCTCAAAA accagttCCCCAGCCTGCAGAGTAAGATGCGGGTGGTGCTCCgggtggaggtggaggctgTTAAGTTCCTGAAGGAGGAGCCTCACCGCCTGGAGGCGCTGCTGAAACGCTGCAACTCCATGACGGACGCTCTGAGCACGCTGCGCAG ACAAGTCTCCGAGGGCGTCTGGAAGACACCCGAGGACATCTCCGTCCAACCCCAGAAGCGAGCGGACGACCTGGACATCCTGAACAGTCCTCCTCTCAGCCTCACCGACCTCAGCACCAGCGCCGGCCTCGCCAACTGGATGCCCGTGGCGTCCGACGCCGACGCCTCGGGTCCCGAGCAGGACGTCCAGTCCGCCATGACCTTCAGGAGCCGAGTCCTGGACGAGCTGCCCAGCAGGCGTCCCGCCGACAAGGCGGTGTCCGCTGAAGTCCGGCTG GCGGCTGAGCGGGACTGGGAGGAGAAACGGGCCAGTCTGACCCAGTTCAGCGCTCAGGACATCAACCGTCTGCTGGAGGAGACCCAGGCCGAGCTGATGAAGGCCATACCGGACCTGGACTTCGCTGCCAAGCACATAAACAAGCCGGCGGTGCCGCCCAAGCCTCAAATCACCATCCCGATAACCTCGACCACCGCCGCCGCACCCGCTGCCGGCGTGGACCAGCAGCCGGGGAAAGTGCAGCTGGCCGCTCAGAAGCTGAACAGCATGGAGGGGGGCGGAGCTCATCGAGGGTCGG TCGACCTCAGCGTGGCCAAGTACAAGACAGAGAAACCCTCCAAGTCTCCtcccccgccgccgccgcgcCGGAGCTTCCCGTCGGCGCACGGCCTCACCACCAACCGCACCGGAGAGGTGATCGTCACCGCCAAGACCCAGAAG gttGAAGAAGACGGCGAGATGCCGAAGACTCTGGTGAAGCTGAGGCGGACGCCCTCCGACGCGCCCCGCCCCGCCTCCACGCCGCCGGTGATCGCAGCGTCAGCTGTTCGCGACGAAGACGACGAGGAGAAGATCATCGCTGAGCTGGAG AACAGCAGCATGTCTCCAGGGCCGACGAAGGGTCCGACCGTCGCCGCCCGCCTCAAACACCTCCAGCAGGGCAGCCTGGAGAGACCCAAAACCCGCCGGCAGAAAGAGGACTTCCCCAAAGTCCAGGGCCAGCAGCAG TCCTGA
- the zgc:114120 gene encoding SRC kinase signaling inhibitor 1 isoform X5: MSEPDMPIGFNRMNRLRQSLPLARSSSQAKLRAPGILFLQLGEEIRRVHLTHELTSLDTLRALIVHMFPQRLTMAMLRSPSTALLIKDETRNVFYELEDPRDVQDRCVIKIYCKEPVYGTYPGHQHPHLANGDLRREMVHAPQDSPPTRRLSNPPMSSQHSSSSASPPQGSPSRARLLYSAGRPSSYAGPPHHTHSLPHPHAQPHQQPQLHQPHHAPQAFCTSSSAILERRDVKPDDEVGGSRSMVLLRGDDRVGGGIYADPYALGPDPSRLSLAGGPHSPLPARADPYASLYRRGGGGGPASVRSLTSYSAAALQGELMESGVLYRPGGPLYNDAYAASMLAMGLRVPPPSSPQKIPDMRDSYGGTLPARGSPGRQNLRRDSVTSSVFGDSPKARGPGPGLGLTAEQLCLIGGGDGGGGGGFGSPLLGNETETRERMEVMEKQIASLTGLLQRVLTRAPEAESPEKMESASDGSGTDPGQTKKKKALTPSAPLALMPPPSSVSHQPVPVSRLQMQLHLQNLQQNTNALRKQLSQLRNIQLENQDSVLSLLRQTESELSLMMLDAMRPQEDPLQRQRLLVEEERLKYLNQEELLIQQLHDLEKSVEELQRNSSINHGLVTEQEVEQKSKELRMLGDTLTELKNQFPSLQSKMRVVLRVEVEAVKFLKEEPHRLEALLKRCNSMTDALSTLRRQVSEGVWKTPEDISVQPQKRADDLDILNSPPLSLTDLSTSAGLANWMPVASDADASGPEQDVQSAMTFRSRVLDELPSRRPADKAVSAEVRLAAERDWEEKRASLTQFSAQDINRLLEETQAELMKAIPDLDFAAKHINKPAVPPKPQITIPITSTTAAAPAAGVDQQPGKVQLAAQKLNSMEGGGAHRGSVDLSVAKYKTEKPSKSPPPPPPRRSFPSAHGLTTNRTGEVIVTAKTQKVEEDGEMPKTLVKLRRTPSDAPRPASTPPVIAASAVRDEDDEEKIIAELENSSMSPGPTKGPTVAARLKHLQQGSLERPKTRRQKEDFPKVQGQQQVSSGLISEENSDRSSFGLLNPNSRLRGVTPSARNHSDMKPE, encoded by the exons ATGTCGGAGCCGGATATGCCCATCGGCTTCAATCGGATGAACCGGCTTCGCCAGAGCCTGCCGCTGGCCCGCTCGTCCAGCCAGGCCAAGCTGCGGGCGCCAG GGATCTTGTTCCTGCAGCTCGGGGAGGAGATCCGCCGGGTTCACCTGACCCACGAGCTGACCAGCCTGGACACCCTGAGGGCGCTCATCGTGCACATGTTCCCCCAGAGGCTCACCATGGCCATGCTCAG ATCTCCCAGCACCGCTCTGCTGATCAAAGACGAGACCCGGAACGTCTTCTACGAACTGGAGGACCCGCGGGACGTCCAGGACCGCTGCGTCATTAAGATTTACTGCAAAGAGCCCGTCTACGGGACGTACCCGGGACACCAGCACCCTCACCTGGCCAACGGAGACCTGCGg AGGGAGATGGTTCACGCGCCGCAGGACTCTCCGCCCACCCGCCGCCTCAGTAACCCCCCCATGTCCTCGCagcactcctcctcctctgcctcgcCTCCTCAGGGCTCCCCGTCCCGAGCCCGCCTGCTCTACAGCGCCGGCCGGCCTTCTTCCTACGCCGGGCCGCCGCACCACACCCACTCCCTGCCCCACCCCCACGCTCAGCCCCACCAGCAGCCCCAGCTCCACCAGCCCCATCACGCCCCGCAGGCCTTCTGCACCTCCTCCAGCGCCATCCTGGAGCGCCGGGACGTGAAGCCCGACGACGAGGTGGGGGGGTCCAGGAGCATGGTGCTGCTGCGGGGGGACGACCGGGTCGGGGGAGGGATTTATGCGGACCCCTATGCTCTGGGCCCAGACCCGAGCCGGCTGAGCCTCGCAGGAGGTCCGCACTCCCCCCTGCCAGCCAGAGCCGACCCCTACGCCTCGTTGTACCGccgggggggcggggggggtcCCGCATCGGTGCGGTCACTCACCTCCTACTCTGCAGCTGCTTTACAAGGAGAGCTGATGGAGAGCGGCGTCCTCTACAGACCCGGCGGGCCGCTTTACAACGACGCCTACGCTGCCTCCATGTTGGCCATGGGGCTGAGGGtgcctcccccctcctccccccagaAGATACCCGACATGAGGGATTCCTACGGGGGGACCCTGCCCGCCCGGGGCTCCCCCGGGAGGCAGAACCTGAGGCGGGACTCTGTGACCTCCTCCGTGTTCGGGGACAGTCCCAAGGCCCGGGGCCCGGGTCCAGGGTTGGGTCTCACCGCCGAGCAGCTCTGCCTGATTGGAGGAGGCGACGGAGGAGGGGGCGGGGGCTTCGGATCTCCTCTGCTTGGGAATGAGACCGAGACCAG GGAGCGGATGGAGGTGATGGAGAAGCAGATCGCCAGCCTGACCGGGCTCCTGCAGAGGGTTCTGACCCGAGCGCCTGAAGCAGAAAGCCC GGAGAAGATGGAGTCGGCGAGCGACGGCTCAGGAACTGACC Ctggacaaactaaaaaaaagaaag CTCTGACTCCGTCGGCTCCTCTGGCCCTGATGCCCCCTCCGTCCTCGGTGTCCCACCAGCCCGTCCCCGTGTCCCGCCTGCAGATGCAGCTccacctgcagaacctgcagcagaacaccAACGCTCTGCGCAAACAGCTGTCGCAGCTGCGCAATATTCAG CTGGAGAACCAGGACTCGGTCCTGTCCCTGCTGCGGCAGACCGAGTCGGAGCTCAGCCTCATGATGCTGGACGCCATGCGGCCCCAGGAGGACCCGCTGCAGAGACAGCGCCttctggtggaggaggagagactCAAGTACCTGaaccaggaggagctgctgatccagcagctgca CGACCTGGAGAAGtctgtggaggagctgcagaggaactCGTCCATCAACCACGGCCTGGTGACGGAGCAGGAGGTGGAGCAGAAGAGCAAAGAGCTGAGGATGCTGGGAGACACGCTCACCGAGCTCAAAA accagttCCCCAGCCTGCAGAGTAAGATGCGGGTGGTGCTCCgggtggaggtggaggctgTTAAGTTCCTGAAGGAGGAGCCTCACCGCCTGGAGGCGCTGCTGAAACGCTGCAACTCCATGACGGACGCTCTGAGCACGCTGCGCAG ACAAGTCTCCGAGGGCGTCTGGAAGACACCCGAGGACATCTCCGTCCAACCCCAGAAGCGAGCGGACGACCTGGACATCCTGAACAGTCCTCCTCTCAGCCTCACCGACCTCAGCACCAGCGCCGGCCTCGCCAACTGGATGCCCGTGGCGTCCGACGCCGACGCCTCGGGTCCCGAGCAGGACGTCCAGTCCGCCATGACCTTCAGGAGCCGAGTCCTGGACGAGCTGCCCAGCAGGCGTCCCGCCGACAAGGCGGTGTCCGCTGAAGTCCGGCTG GCGGCTGAGCGGGACTGGGAGGAGAAACGGGCCAGTCTGACCCAGTTCAGCGCTCAGGACATCAACCGTCTGCTGGAGGAGACCCAGGCCGAGCTGATGAAGGCCATACCGGACCTGGACTTCGCTGCCAAGCACATAAACAAGCCGGCGGTGCCGCCCAAGCCTCAAATCACCATCCCGATAACCTCGACCACCGCCGCCGCACCCGCTGCCGGCGTGGACCAGCAGCCGGGGAAAGTGCAGCTGGCCGCTCAGAAGCTGAACAGCATGGAGGGGGGCGGAGCTCATCGAGGGTCGG TCGACCTCAGCGTGGCCAAGTACAAGACAGAGAAACCCTCCAAGTCTCCtcccccgccgccgccgcgcCGGAGCTTCCCGTCGGCGCACGGCCTCACCACCAACCGCACCGGAGAGGTGATCGTCACCGCCAAGACCCAGAAG gttGAAGAAGACGGCGAGATGCCGAAGACTCTGGTGAAGCTGAGGCGGACGCCCTCCGACGCGCCCCGCCCCGCCTCCACGCCGCCGGTGATCGCAGCGTCAGCTGTTCGCGACGAAGACGACGAGGAGAAGATCATCGCTGAGCTGGAG AACAGCAGCATGTCTCCAGGGCCGACGAAGGGTCCGACCGTCGCCGCCCGCCTCAAACACCTCCAGCAGGGCAGCCTGGAGAGACCCAAAACCCGCCGGCAGAAAGAGGACTTCCCCAAAGTCCAGGGCCAGCAGCAG GTCTCATCCGGACTAATCAGTGAGGAGAACTCGGACCGCTCCAGTTTTGGACTCCTAAATCCTAATTCACGCCTCAGAGGTGTGACTCCATCAGCCAGAAATCACTCAGATATGAAACCTGAGTGA